The following proteins are encoded in a genomic region of Methanoculleus bourgensis MS2:
- a CDS encoding PRC-barrel domain-containing protein translates to MRGATTQVETRNFLRGKDIADYSVRNPQGEDLGTIKDVMIDVNEGCIAYAALSFGGFMGLGDKLFAIPWAALQYNAADNYFILDVPKERLENAPGFDKDNWPTTAEREWLTGLYSHYGYTPYWERHTR, encoded by the coding sequence TTACGGGGAAAGGATATCGCGGATTATTCGGTCAGGAACCCGCAGGGTGAAGACCTCGGAACCATCAAGGACGTCATGATCGACGTCAACGAGGGCTGCATCGCGTATGCCGCACTCTCGTTTGGGGGTTTCATGGGGCTCGGCGACAAACTCTTCGCCATCCCCTGGGCGGCGCTTCAGTATAACGCGGCTGACAACTACTTCATCCTGGACGTGCCGAAAGAGCGGCTGGAGAACGCGCCGGGCTTCGACAAGGACAACTGGCCGACGACCGCTGAGCGCGAGTGGCTCACCGGCCTCTACAGCCACTACGGCTACACGCCCTACTGGGAGCGGCACACCCGGTGA
- a CDS encoding PRC-barrel domain-containing protein yields the protein MITVRGEAAMQEERAGVLSASAMMRNSVKNPQGEDLGKIEDLAIDLDAGRIAYAVISFGGFLGLGEKHFAIPWEALRIDPHEHAVILDIPKERLKNAPGFERGARPATTDREWLRSVYTYYGYRPYWEHPPER from the coding sequence GTGATAACCGTGAGAGGCGAGGCCGCCATGCAGGAGGAGCGGGCCGGGGTGCTCTCCGCGAGTGCCATGATGCGCAATTCGGTGAAAAACCCGCAGGGGGAGGACCTTGGGAAGATCGAGGATCTGGCAATCGACCTGGACGCAGGGCGCATCGCCTATGCGGTCATCTCCTTCGGCGGGTTCCTGGGGCTCGGGGAAAAGCACTTTGCCATCCCCTGGGAGGCCTTGAGGATCGATCCGCACGAACATGCGGTTATCCTGGACATCCCAAAGGAGCGGCTCAAGAACGCGCCCGGGTTTGAACGGGGTGCCCGGCCGGCGACCACGGATCGGGAGTGGCTCCGGTCTGTGTACACCTATTATGGCTACAGACCCTACTGGGAGCACCCCCCGGAGCGGTGA